One Spinacia oleracea cultivar Varoflay chromosome 4, BTI_SOV_V1, whole genome shotgun sequence DNA segment encodes these proteins:
- the LOC110784064 gene encoding uncharacterized protein codes for MFAHGGETPSRYDLLSMVKKHSKFLGKTIVDEQDVSDVELDQAFWHDILNLYFVQGKESRGCQDDDLIFFVRKMNLHRHTSTDDPDADSPYFVRRWASKLDKVVGDSLVEVDWRRSFYLNLIAHTSFTVTVAICSNQVLQHHRVGQDTKLSPIYKVVKTVYASPSRVNFHLDSRKEAETVPAYPDICFAIDDFDSTFDTVVLSDADHCYCVVLNAHAGAAFPSEKLEHEVSDKLPKTEEDSGNTKKTKVTIFSGFVSYQMVRDAYDAGRNRFGSLLSFSHSSGKIDRIYVKGPGGRGEVEVAVSGVEDQSEHSSGPSSPVSSKGAFGLATIVRRAASVASVAAKQAYAAASNNADDEMLPLNCSLMSVSLPWEHIAHDLLLKGGPPVSM; via the exons ATGTTCGCCCATGGAGGTGAAACTCCTTCAAG GTATGATTTGCTGAGTATGGTGAAGAAGCACTCTAAGTTTTTGGGAAAGACTATAGTTGATGAGCAGGATGTATCAGATGTTGAATTGGATCAAGCATTTTGGCATGATATTCTGAACCTTTATTTCGTTCAGGGCAAGGAGTCAAGGGGATGCCAAGATGACGATCTCATTTTTTTTGTTAGGAAAATG AACTTGCATAGACATACTTCCACTGATGACCCAGATGCTGATTCTCCTTATTTTGTACGCAGGTGGGCATCTAAG TTGGATAAAGTGGTCGGTGACAGTTTGGTGGAGGTGGATTGGAGGCGATCATTTTATTTGAACCTAATTGCTCACACTTCATTCACCGTAACTGTTGCTATATGCAG CAATCAGGTCCTTCAACATCACCGAGTGGGGCAAGATACAAAATTGAGTCCTATATACAAG GTTGTAAAGACTGTTTATGCGTCACCAAGCCGGGTCAATTTCCATTTGGATTCTAGAAAG GAAGCAGAAACTGTACCAGCATATCCTGATATATGCTTTGCTATTGATGACTTTGATTCCACATTTGACACTGTG GTTTTGTCGGATGCAGATCATTGCTATTGTGTGGTCCTTAATGCTCATGCTGGGGCAGCATTTCCCAGTGAAAAGCTTGAGCATGAAGTTTCAGACAAGTTGCCGAAAACTGAAGAAGATTCTGGAAACACAAAGAAAACCAAG GTTACTATTTTTTCTGGATTCGTGAGCTATCAAATGGTTCGTGATGCGTATGATG CTGGGAGAAATCGTTTTGGAAGTCTTCTTTCTTTCAGTCATTCTTCAGGTAAAATAGATAGAATTTACGTGAAAGGGCCAGGTGGACGTGGAGAAGTTGAAGTTGCCGTTTCTGGTGTTGAAG ACCAGAGCGAGCATTCATCAGGACCTTCTTCACCTGTTAGTTCAAAAGGTGCATTTGGTCTAGCTACAATTGTTCGGAGAGCTGCATCTGTTGCTTCTGTTGCTGCTAAACAGGCCTATGCAGCAGCATCAAATAATGCGGATGATGAGATGTTACCTTTAAATTGCTCCTTAATGTCTGTATCATTGCCTTGGGAGCATATTGCACATGATCTCTTGCTTAAG